In the genome of Dioscorea cayenensis subsp. rotundata cultivar TDr96_F1 chromosome 1, TDr96_F1_v2_PseudoChromosome.rev07_lg8_w22 25.fasta, whole genome shotgun sequence, one region contains:
- the LOC120252166 gene encoding uncharacterized protein LOC120252166, with protein MWTISDFPAYSMLSGWSTAGKLACPYCMEDSDAFTLTKGGKTSWFDNHSKFLQPNHPYRRNKKWFLKGKLVKKATPQVKSGIQILEEIESFGLQKITEIDGEEINSDIKKHCNKRGWKKRSIFWDLPYRKTILIRHNLDVMHIEKNCFDNIFNTVMNVSGKSKDNAKSREDLKEFCDRPELHMDERTKRFPKACYILDRKQKEELCNWLKELKFPDGYVLNMDRCVDQRRLKLFGMKSHDCHVFMQRLIPIAFRELLPPNVCEALTELSIFFKDLTARVIKDEDMKRLEWEIPIILCNFERIFPPSFFDCMEHLPVHLAYEARIAGPVQYRWMYLRRLKNNVKNKAHVEGSICNAYLVKEISSFCAHYFDSHICTRHRKVGRNDDNINFDMQAYPGILSIFKPSGTHLGPEKKRRLDEKEYHAARTYVLLNCDEVQPYIKQYEEWLRANQPNIQDHEVDHLLETKFALWFDNYAHHPSSGIMNEWLKCLASKPMHKVKTYNGYCVNGYKFHTENRGYSKSTMNSGVCIKGSNLCASELEYFGKLVEVVKLEYEGWPMKEVVLFKCTWFDPTLRIGTRIHPRYKLIDVHKNKAFNKYEPFILATQAAQVFYSPYPSLRKSCNDWLAVCAIKARSIVEVAGTQAPSICNAFQEDEVQVHEIENHDEELSLNSSDGAFIEIDGMDIDEEVSQEGEVSEEDDEDEEEEDEVAVFYDEDGY; from the exons CTAGCATGCCCATACTGCATGGAAGATTCAGATGCTTTCACTCTGACAAAAGGTGGGAAGACATCATGGTTTGATAATCATAGTAAGTTTTTACAGCCAAATCATCCTTACAGAAGGAACAAGAAGTGGTTCCTGAAGGGAAAATTAGTAAAGAAAGCTACTCCTCAAGTGAAATCTGGCATTCAAATACTTGAAGAAATTGAGAGCTTCGGGCTTCAAAAGATCACAGAAATAGATGGAGAGGAAATAAATTCTGATATTAAAAAGCATTGTAACAAACGTGgatggaagaaaagaagtataTTTTGGGATTTGCCTTATCGGAAGACAATCCTCATTAGGCATAACTTGGATGTaatgcacattgagaagaactgctttgataatatttttaatactgTGATGAATGTGTCTGGCAAATCAAAAGACAATGCAAAATCCagagaagatttgaaggaaTTTTGTGATAGGCCTGAGTTACATATGGATGAAAGAACAAAGAGGTTTCCAAAGGCATGTTACATTCTtgatagaaaacaaaaagaagaattatGCAATTGGTTGAAGGAACTTAAATTTCCAGATGGATATGTCTTAAATATGGACAGATGTGTCGACCAACGCAGATTGAAATTGTTTGGCATGAAAAGCCATGATTGCCATGTTTTCATGCAACGATTAATACCCATTGCATTTCGAGAGCTACTTCCACCAAATGTATGCGAAGCATTAACAGAGttgagcattttttttaaagatctcACTGCTAGAGTCATTAAAGATGAGGATATGAAAAGATTGGAATGGGAAATCCCAATTATTTTGTGTAATTTTGAGAGAATATTTCCTCCAAGCTTCTTTGATTGCATGGAACATCTCCCAGTTCACTTAGCCTACGAAGCAAGAATTGCTGGACCGGTacaatatagatggat GTATCTACGTAGATTGAAGAATAACGTGAAAAATAAAGCTCATGTTGAAGGATCAATTTGTAATGCATATCTTGTCAAAGAAATATCATCATTTTGTGCACATTACTTTGACTCACATATTTGCACAAGACATCGAAAAGTGGGAAGGAATGATgacaatattaattttgatatgcAAGCATATCCTGGaattctttcaatttttaaaccATCTGGTACGCATCTGGGTCCAGAAAAAAAAAGACGTTTAGATGAAAAGGAATATCATGCTGCTCGgacatatgttttattaaattgcGATGAAGTTCAACCATACATCAA ACAATATGAAGAATGGTTAAGGGCAAATCAACCTAatattcaagatcatgaagttGACCATCTGTTGGAAACAAAGTTTGCTTTGTGGTTTGATAATTAT GCACACCATCCTAGTTCAGGGATAATGAATGAATGGTTAAAATGCCTTGCCTCCAAACCAATGCATAAGGTTAAAACATACAATGGTTATTGTGTAAATGGCTACAAATTTCATACAGAAAATCGTGGATATTCTAAGAGCACAATGAATAGTGGAGTGTGCATTAAGGGATCCAATTTATGTGCTAGTGAGCTCGAGTATTTTGGGAAATTGGTCGAGGTGGTGAAGTTGGAGTATGAAGGATGGCCAATGAAAGAGGTCGTACTGTTTAAATGCACTTGGTTTGATCCGACACTACGAATTGGTACCAGGATTCACCCACGATATAAGCTCATTGATGTTCATAAGAATAAAGcatttaacaaatacgagccaTTTATTCTTGCAACTCAAGCTGCACAAGTTTTTTACTCTCCATATCCTTCATTAAGAAAATCTTGTAATGATTGGTTGGCGGTTTGTGCAATTAAGGCAAGATCTATCGTTGAGGTAGCTGGTACACAAGCGCCATCAATTTGTAATGCTTTTCAAGAAGATGAAGTACAAgtacatgaaattgaaaatcatGATGAAGAATTATCTCTAAATTCTTCCGACGGTGCATTCATTGAAATTGATGgtatggatattgatgaagaagTAAGCCAAGAAGGAGAAGTgagcgaagaagatgatgaagatgaagaagaggaagatgaagtAGCTGTTTTTTATGATGAAGATGGAtactaa
- the LOC120252326 gene encoding uncharacterized protein LOC120252326, producing MLSKQFGKRSVEAIIVGIYVGGTSLTRRPVRSLFGLKMKFGTNGWSIGTEQFKHKSKQASINRCSETGGNGGGISRHLGGSKSFVEHAMDLSKTLQRTPTAFDIFCKTHVNKEGKCVDSRAQAVYDAMLNMVETASQKLPDGSQPSPLDMDAMYFEASGGEKKKRVYGLGSHASSMYQESLCSGATSAPPPPSASTVPPEIVSEMEGMKKKMTDLEEQNQSLLQQNQKLMRQMRHEWKRMRMMIQSGPGQTSQPQEDEEDHDEDDDDDEDDYDL from the exons ATGCTATCAAAGCAGTTTGGGAAAAGATCTGTCGAGGCCATTATAGTCGGAATTTATGTAGGTGGCACAAGTCTTACAAGGAGACCGGTAAGAagcttgtttggattgaagatGAAATTTGGAACAAATGGTTGGAGCATTGGAACAGAACAATTCAAGCATAAGTCCAAGCAAGCATCCATTAATCGGTGTTCTGAGACAGGAGGCAACGGGGGTGGAATTAGTAGGCATCTAGGAGGCTCTAAGTCATTCGTTGAGCATGCCATGGACTtg agTAAGACACTTCAGAGGACACCTACTGCGTTTGATATCTTCTGCAAGACTCATGTGAATAAAGAAGGCAAATGTGTTGATTCACGAGCACAGGCGGtttat gATGCTATGCTAAATATGGTTGAGACTGCTTCTCAAAAATTACCAGATGGCTCACAACCTTCACCACTTGATATGGATGCTATGTACTTCGAGGCttctggtggagaaaagaagaagagagtttATGGTCTTGGTTCTCATGCATCAAGCATGTATCAAGAGTCATTGTGTAGTGGTGCTACATCAGCTCCCCCACCACCTTCAGCATCTACGGTCCCCCCAGAGATTGTGTCTGAGATGGagggcatgaaaaaaaaaatgacagatTTGGAAGAGCAAAATCAAAGTTTGCTACAGCAGAACCAGAAGTTGATGAGACAGATGCGCCATGAATGGAAGCGCATGCGAATGATGATACAGTCCGGACCAGGCCAAACATCACAACCTCAGGAGGACGAGGAGGATCacgatgaggatgatgatgatgatgaggatgattaTGACCTATAG